GAGCTATTGAGGTGTTAGAGTATTTAGCACCAAAATACGATTTGCACATTATTACCAATGGTTTCCAAGAAGTGCAGGACACCAAATTGAAAAACTCAAATATTCAGCATTACTTTAAAACAGTAACCAACTCTGAGTTGGCAGGGTGTAAAAAACCACACCGTTGTATTTTCGAATTTGCCCTTAAACTTGCCAATGCCCAAAAACAAACCAGTATTATGATAGGCGATAGCATTGAAGCCGACATACAAGGCGCACTCGATTTTGGCTTGGATGCTATTTACTTTAATGAATTTAATAACGAAACCCCCACCAATATTAAGCAAGTAAACCACTTGCTCGATCTTAAAAACATACTATAGCACACTATGAGAAAATTTATATCCTTATTCCTTATCTTAATTACAACATCGGCTTTCTCACAAAATATAAGTGATTACCAGTATTTAATTGTACCCAAAAAATTTGATTTTCAGAAAAAAGCGGGTCAGTATAACTTAAATCAACTCCTTAAAGGTATTTTCGATAAAAAAGGATTTGTTACCTTTTATCCTGAAGACAAATTACCTGATGAGTTATACTTTGATAAATGTAAAGCATTGTATGCGGAGTTAGTAGACGATTCGGGTATGCTTACCACAGCGGTAAGCATCAGGATTAAAGATTGCTGGGATAGAGAGGTATTTATCTCTGAAAAAGGAATTAGTAAGGAAAAAGATATTCAACGCGGTTACTACGAAGCCCTGCGCAAAGCATCGTATTCTTTGGATGCGCTTGTTTACGAATACAACGGGTCTAATGCTAAAAATGTTGCTCAACCTACAAAAGAGACTGCAAAAACGGCTG
The Flavobacterium litorale genome window above contains:
- a CDS encoding YjjG family noncanonical pyrimidine nucleotidase, which encodes MRIVNKETIFFDLDHTLWDFEKNSALAFDTILQKHNIPVNVPDFVTQYVPINLRYWKLYRDGNINQQELRYNRLKEVFDILEYTVEDAMINTLSQDYIKHLPLNNHLYDGAIEVLEYLAPKYDLHIITNGFQEVQDTKLKNSNIQHYFKTVTNSELAGCKKPHRCIFEFALKLANAQKQTSIMIGDSIEADIQGALDFGLDAIYFNEFNNETPTNIKQVNHLLDLKNIL